The Streptomyces sp. NBC_01275 genome has a segment encoding these proteins:
- a CDS encoding amino acid deaminase, which yields MSTEALARLAEERIDHRFKGLPPDAEGRTVGELAAERRNLFTSGFTTPVLALSAERLEHNLALMETYALRHGLSFAPHGKTSMAPQLFQRQLDRGAWGVTLAVPHQVRVARAYGVRRIFLANELVDPAALRWIAAQLTADPDFRLVCYVDSVRGVELMDAALRGSGRPLDVVVELAAGEGARTGVRTEAECAAIADAVAAAPTLRLVGVAGYEGEVPQATPERVHAWLRRLVALAADFDKAGRFAGVGLEEIVVSAGGSAWFDAVADVFAGIPELSLPVLKLLRSGAYVSHDDGHYRKLTPFNRVPEEGALEPALRLWTQVVSRPSPDQAFANAGKRDAAHDLDLPSAQAIRRDGVERPATGVSVTGLSDQHAWLRTTPEADLQVGDWVGLGLSHPCTAFDKWQLIPLAEADGTVVDYIRTFF from the coding sequence ATGAGCACCGAGGCGCTCGCCCGACTGGCCGAGGAACGGATCGACCACCGCTTCAAGGGCCTCCCGCCGGACGCCGAGGGCCGCACGGTCGGCGAGCTGGCCGCCGAGCGCCGCAACCTCTTCACCAGCGGATTCACCACCCCCGTCCTGGCCCTGTCCGCCGAGCGCCTGGAGCACAACCTCGCGCTCATGGAGACGTACGCCCTCCGCCACGGCCTCTCCTTCGCGCCGCACGGCAAGACCTCCATGGCCCCGCAGCTCTTCCAGCGGCAGCTCGACCGCGGCGCGTGGGGCGTCACCCTCGCCGTGCCGCACCAGGTCCGCGTGGCCCGGGCGTACGGCGTCCGGCGGATCTTCCTCGCGAACGAACTGGTGGACCCGGCGGCCCTGCGCTGGATCGCCGCCCAGCTGACCGCCGACCCCGACTTCCGTCTCGTCTGCTACGTCGACTCCGTGCGCGGAGTCGAGCTGATGGACGCCGCACTGCGCGGGTCCGGCCGCCCGCTGGACGTCGTCGTCGAGCTGGCCGCGGGCGAGGGCGCGCGCACCGGGGTCCGTACCGAGGCGGAGTGCGCGGCGATCGCGGACGCGGTGGCCGCCGCGCCGACGCTGCGGCTGGTCGGGGTCGCGGGCTACGAGGGCGAGGTGCCGCAGGCGACGCCGGAGCGGGTGCACGCCTGGCTGCGCCGACTGGTCGCGCTCGCCGCGGACTTCGACAAGGCGGGGCGGTTCGCGGGCGTCGGCCTCGAGGAGATCGTCGTCAGCGCCGGCGGCAGCGCCTGGTTCGACGCGGTCGCCGACGTCTTCGCCGGGATCCCCGAACTCTCCCTGCCCGTGCTGAAGTTGTTGCGCTCGGGCGCGTACGTCTCGCACGACGACGGCCACTACCGCAAGCTGACCCCGTTCAACCGCGTCCCCGAGGAGGGCGCGCTGGAGCCCGCCTTGCGGCTGTGGACCCAGGTCGTCTCGCGCCCCTCCCCCGACCAGGCGTTCGCCAACGCGGGCAAGCGCGACGCGGCCCACGACCTGGACCTGCCCTCCGCCCAGGCGATCCGCCGGGACGGCGTCGAACGCCCCGCGACCGGCGTCTCGGTGACCGGCCTGTCCGACCAGCACGCCTGGCTGCGCACGACCCCGGAAGCGGACCTCCAGGTCGGCGACTGGGTCGGCCTGGGGCTGTCCCACCCGTGCACGGCCTTCGACAAATGGCAGCTGATCCCGCTGGCCGAGGCGGACGGCACGGTCGTCGACTACATCCGCACGTTCTTCTAG
- a CDS encoding sugar kinase → MTVTGPRNAPDVASGVPDVVALGESLVTFVPNRPGRLADVPSFDRAIGGAESNVACVLAAAGHTVRWVSRVGADGFGDHLLDAIGSYGVDVTSVRRDPARPTGVYFRTAGDRATDAHEVAYYRAGSAASAMTVGNTDLDAVRAGRVLHLTGITAALSGDCLDLLRELMAPRPGRPLVSFDVNHRPRLWQEGAGPRALLELARGADLVFVGEDEAEEVWGLKGVDAVRAAFPDPRTLVVKQGARGATVFDDDGVHQVPAPHVDVVAAVGAGDAFAAGFLSATLRGLPARQRLRHGHLVAAAALTVPGDLAAPLSRDHADRLAALDEEAWGTLRLGPGWIQALEGADEEVRTP, encoded by the coding sequence GTGACTGTCACCGGACCGCGCAACGCCCCCGACGTCGCTTCCGGCGTCCCGGACGTCGTCGCGCTCGGCGAGTCCCTGGTCACCTTCGTGCCCAACCGGCCGGGCCGCCTCGCCGACGTGCCCTCCTTCGACCGGGCCATCGGCGGCGCGGAGTCCAACGTGGCCTGCGTCCTCGCGGCGGCCGGACACACCGTGCGCTGGGTCAGCCGGGTCGGCGCGGACGGCTTCGGCGACCACCTCCTCGACGCCATCGGCTCCTACGGCGTCGACGTCACGTCCGTACGACGCGATCCCGCCCGCCCGACCGGCGTCTACTTCCGCACCGCCGGGGACCGGGCCACCGACGCCCACGAGGTGGCGTACTACCGGGCCGGGTCCGCGGCCTCCGCGATGACCGTGGGGAACACCGACCTCGACGCGGTGCGCGCGGGCCGCGTCCTGCATCTGACCGGGATCACCGCGGCCCTCTCCGGCGACTGCCTGGACCTGCTGCGCGAGCTCATGGCCCCCCGCCCCGGCCGGCCGCTCGTCTCCTTCGACGTCAACCACCGGCCCCGGCTCTGGCAGGAGGGCGCCGGCCCCCGGGCGCTGCTGGAGCTCGCGCGCGGCGCCGACCTCGTCTTCGTCGGCGAGGACGAGGCGGAGGAGGTGTGGGGCCTGAAGGGCGTCGACGCCGTCCGGGCCGCGTTCCCCGACCCCCGGACGCTCGTCGTCAAACAGGGCGCCCGCGGCGCGACCGTCTTCGACGACGACGGCGTCCACCAGGTCCCCGCCCCGCACGTCGACGTCGTCGCGGCCGTCGGCGCCGGCGACGCCTTCGCCGCCGGCTTCCTCTCCGCCACCCTGCGCGGACTGCCCGCACGGCAGCGGCTGCGCCACGGCCACCTCGTCGCGGCCGCCGCCCTCACCGTCCCCGGCGACCTCGCCGCCCCCCTTTCCCGCGACCACGCCGACCGCCTGGCCGCCCTCGACGAGGAGGCGTGGGGGACACTTCGACTCGGCCCTGGCTGGATCCAGGCACTTGAGGGGGCCGACGAGGAGGTACGTACGCCATGA
- a CDS encoding IclR family transcriptional regulator, protein MSQTVDRALSILPLLAEGPADLGQVADRLGVHKSTALRLLRTLHEHGLVYRQSDQRYRLGARLFALAQEAMENLDIREIAHPHLVRLNERCGHTVHLAVHEEGEVLYIDKVESRYPVRMYSRIGKPVAITVAAVAKLLLADLPESERRAVAEKLDYPLYTSRSTPNAPAFLRELEKVREQGWATDLGGHEESINCVAAPVRGASGRVVAAMSVSAPNVVVTADELLTLLPLVRRTADAISGEYSGRTPAPQ, encoded by the coding sequence ATGAGTCAGACCGTCGACCGCGCCCTGAGCATCCTGCCGCTGCTCGCCGAGGGCCCCGCCGATCTCGGACAGGTCGCCGACCGCCTCGGCGTGCACAAGTCGACGGCCCTGCGGCTGCTGCGCACGCTCCACGAGCACGGGCTCGTCTACCGCCAGTCCGACCAGCGCTACCGCCTCGGCGCCCGCCTCTTCGCCCTCGCCCAGGAGGCGATGGAGAACCTCGACATCCGCGAGATCGCCCACCCCCACCTCGTACGCCTCAACGAGCGCTGCGGACACACCGTCCACCTCGCCGTGCACGAGGAGGGCGAGGTCCTCTACATCGACAAGGTGGAGAGCCGTTACCCGGTGCGGATGTACTCCCGGATCGGCAAGCCCGTCGCCATCACCGTCGCCGCCGTCGCCAAGCTGCTCCTCGCCGATCTGCCCGAGAGCGAGCGCAGGGCGGTCGCCGAGAAGCTCGACTACCCCCTCTACACGTCCCGTTCCACCCCCAACGCTCCCGCCTTCCTGCGGGAGTTGGAGAAGGTGCGCGAACAGGGCTGGGCCACCGACCTCGGCGGCCACGAGGAGTCCATCAACTGCGTCGCCGCCCCCGTCCGCGGCGCGTCCGGCCGGGTGGTCGCCGCGATGTCGGTCTCCGCGCCGAACGTCGTCGTCACCGCCGACGAACTCCTCACCCTGCTCCCGCTGGTGCGCCGCACGGCGGACGCGATCAGCGGCGAGTACTCCGGCAGGACCCCAGCGCCTCAGTGA
- a CDS encoding RidA family protein codes for MTDKIALTPKTHTTPPAKFSHGVRKGNILQVAGQVGFLPAEEGKPPTPAGPTLREQTLQTLANVQAILEEGGASWDDAMMIRVYLTDVDHFAEMNALYNAYFEEQGLTAPPAARTTVYVGLPAGLLIEIDALAVLS; via the coding sequence ATGACGGACAAGATCGCCCTCACCCCGAAGACCCACACCACCCCGCCCGCGAAGTTCTCGCACGGCGTGAGGAAGGGCAACATCCTCCAGGTCGCCGGCCAGGTCGGCTTCCTCCCCGCCGAGGAGGGCAAGCCCCCCACGCCCGCCGGCCCCACCCTGCGCGAACAGACCCTCCAGACCCTCGCCAACGTCCAGGCCATCCTGGAGGAGGGCGGCGCGAGCTGGGACGACGCGATGATGATCCGCGTCTATCTGACGGACGTGGACCACTTCGCCGAGATGAACGCGCTCTACAACGCGTACTTCGAGGAGCAGGGCCTCACTGCACCGCCCGCGGCCCGCACGACGGTCTACGTCGGCCTGCCCGCCGGCCTCCTCATCGAGATCGACGCCCTCGCCGTCCTGAGCTGA